Sequence from the Xiphophorus maculatus strain JP 163 A chromosome 16, X_maculatus-5.0-male, whole genome shotgun sequence genome:
TCCAAACTAAAGCTAAGAGTTTCTGAACATCTGTAAACAAGTGTGGACTGCAGAACATcagcggatggatggatggatggatggatggatggatggatggatggatggatggatggatggatggatggatggatggatggacgggcCAACTAGTTATCTCTTTCAGATAAATAACcttctaattttaattttgctggTTGACAATTTGTTCCAgaatttattgtaataaactataatattgttgttttgagaccattttcaagtaatatgatGGTAACAATGATAATAACACTTTACCTAATAAGATATTTACCTAATAATCTGTTCATACCAGATTTAACAATCACTGCTAATTGgagtaaaaacaggaaaatatcaGGATGGATCAATAACTTAAATTATGtctttttgtgaaatgtaaatatttaagagtctttaaattatagaaaaattaatttaaaaaccgacattaacaaattgaaaaaacacattttttatggtTGAGTTGAGTTTACTGAACATATAGTGtgataaaaaacacacagttatacacaaataaactaaaagtatATTTAGTATAtacaataaagtatatttacaCGTTCAACCTTCTAGTAGGTAGAAGTATAAACTTATTACTCTCATCCctcttgcagcagcagcatcatccAGTAAACTACTATTCATGttaacttgaaaataaaattatttaatattttctatatCCATATTTATGGTGAAATGCATCCATATTTACAGTAATTTTTAACATGTTGTAATTGTTTTGATATCAATATATCATATTGCAATAATAAGatgtttttcctgtttcctcttGTATTTTGCTAGTTTTGGTACCAGTTCTGGTTGTGTAAATTACCTCTGCAGAACCAGCAAGATTGGATGATTGTTGTGGTTCTGCAGAGCTGACTGCAGGTCCGTTCTCTGGTACTGTTAGCTGGTCAGTTTCCTGCAGCCTCAGTGTGACTCAGTCATGAGACCAGCTTTAACATTCCTGAGGCTCAGCACAAGACTTTTAGAACAAAAGCTCGTTGTCTCAGACTCTCTGGTTCGATGGACCAGACCGGTTCTGGTAACCACCAGACGCAGCAGAACTTTGATCGGATGGTGGAATATTTGCATAAACTGGTTCTTTGAGGAGGATTCAGGTTGAACACTCCCAATCAGATCATTGATGAAGAATGATCTGATTTTGTTGAAAAGATGGAGTCATGTGACTGAGCGCTACATTTAGAGAAAACATGCCTGAGGTCACATGATCACATCAGGAGTCTGGAAATAtaacaggagaagaagaagctcTGTTGTCTTTCTGCTAATGttaagactttattcttgtaatattaggactttatatttgtattaaaaagtAACATCTCTTAGGCTACATTCACAGACGAATGCGACCCAATTCAAATCTTTTCAGTTccccaaaaatctgatttgtgccATTTCCAGATGTGGAACTAAATTGAAAACATATCcgattgttttcaaagtgtctgcAGTCAGAACGATCTTGTTTTTACATCATTGATGTGAGACAagcatcataattctgcaccagccAGAATGGAtctaaacaatggctgaaaaaaattagaattacgaaattatttttaaaaaatcccaccACTCTTACATCTGACTCCACATCCCAACAGATTCTCTACAGAAGCTGCAGTTGATGCTCCATTAAAGGTGGTTGCTGTtagttgtgtttctttttcttatctttCTTTGTCCTGTTATGATTTTGTGAAGATACTGTCAGCTCTCActgctgaataaactttaaaatggatcCATGCACAGCAGATCCACTTTTATTTCCGTAAACAATGCTGCTGTGTGCCGTTAATGATATTCTGTGAATGTCGGTTGCTTCAGTCTGATTGTCTGGTTGTTGTTGCATTTGATTAGTAGAATGAACGACCACATTAAAAAATcatctgccttctcccagtgctcccagtactaACTACAGAAACACACcagtcagtcagaaacaaccaatcagagccaggaggagggtcttagcgctgtcagtcactcTCACTCTGTCCCATGGTATTTGCTATGCTACAGCTAGTTCACCATAATACATCCTGCCATGAATGTTATTGCTAGTTAGTTATCTAGCCATTTTCATGAtagttagcattagctagttagctagcagATGCTATCTAACTAGCCATTTCCATTCATCCAGAAAACCATTTTGGTTTTCCTGGAAtgttaagttgtttctctgccatttgTACATTTACCAGcattgattggcagcactaagacccgtCCCCTGGttctaattggttgtttctgaccggagtggtgcatttcttcagacggcaatagTGGTTCAAGGAGGTCTTTTCACggattatttgttttataaaagttacatactgcagctttaaggaagAATCGACATTAAGGTTCTCTAGCCTCGCTGCCATCAGACCACCGTAGACCAGAGGTTTCAATCCCCAGCCATTTTCCTCTACACCCGAATCAAATAAACTCCTCCTCAGCAGACCCTGAGGAGGTAAGTCGTCCATTTAATTTgggagttctggttctggaatgGTACCGTAGCAAACCGCCTCCTCCCTTCCCGCAGCTCTTCTCCATCGTGATCCTGGGATGTGTCGCCAACGAAGGTTACGTCAACCGTCCCGATGAGGTGGAGGAGTACTGCATCTTCAACCGCAACCAGAACGCCTGTAACTACGCCATTGCCATGGGAACACTGGGTTTCCTCTGCAGCGCCGGTTTCCTGGCGCTGGATGTTTATTTCCCTCAGATAAGCGGGGTGAAGGACAGGAAGAAGGCCGTCATGTTGGACATCGGGGTGTCGGGTGAGACTCCACCTGGCCGGTTTTAGAGCCTGAATGCCTCTGTGTTCATTTCTAAATGCATCATGCGTGTTTTCCCGCAGCTTTCTGGTCTCTCATCTGGTTTGTGGGTTTCTGCTTCCTGGCCAACCAGTGGCAGTTTTCCAATCCTGAAGACAACCCTTTGAACGAAGGCGCTGACGCCGCCAGGGCTACCATcatcttctgcttcttctccaTCTTCACCTGGGTACGTAGCAGAACAGTCTgtctgctgccacctgctggtcagATAGTGGTAATACTAGCTCCATCTGAACCACCATGCCGGTACCAGCTAACTATTACGATCCATTACCGTGGTTCTGTCCGTTCATTAATGTGTGGGTGATAATCAACATCAAGTATCTGCAGGACTATCTGAGTCTTCAgctttattcatgttttcattcattaattgattatttagaTCAAATGTTTGAACTgattcttctccttctccttgttttcttgtttgttatCATGTTGCCTTTTGTTTGGTCTTTTTGTCTGATGTTTCTGATGACTTCCTGTCGATATGATGTTGTTCCATGTTACTTTTCTCTATTCTGTGTTGCTCTTCCATGTGTTGGTGTCATTGGCTCTTCATATTGTTGCTCTTTGTTGATGTtccatgttatttttctgtttttaattttctttcactttgtgCTGCTAATCTGTGTTTCATCTGTCTGTGTTGCTGTTCCATCTTCTATGTTGTTCTATGACTTGTGTTACTTTATGTTCCGTGTTTCTGGTTACGTGTTTCTTGGTGTTACCTGTTGCTTTATGTTGCTATGTTTTGTTCTCGCTTCGTTCCATGTTCcttgttctgtttctttttcttttttcgtgcttcttgctgttttgtgtttcttgttgttatttgttgttttatgttgtttttactttcctCTAATGCTGTTTCTTGTTGCACTTTGCTTCTCGTTGTTTCTTGTTGCTACATGTATTTTCCTGTTCCGTgttgtttcttgttgttttgttgatctGCATTGTTTCTTGGTATTACatgttgttttatgttgctACGTTTTGTTTTCACGTTCTTCCATGCGGTTTCTTGTTCCATGTTTCTTGTTGCTACATGTTTCGTGTTGTTTCTTGTCGTTCTTCCATGTGCCTGCAGGGAGGCGTCACGTTAATGTCGCTGGAGCGTCTGAAGAGAGTCTCGTACGAAGAAGAATACAATAAACTCTTCACGCCTCCTCTCTCCTGAAACAAAGCCTCACCGTTCTTTCTCTCAGCCAATCACGGCCAAGCATCCTCCCCCATTCAATTCCTCAACTCAGTCTGAACTCTGATTGGTCGGTTTAAATTTCTGTCACACACAGTGCCTTACTGTTGCCGTGGTAACAGAACGATGAGGCATGGACTCCGAATGTAAAGCAGGATGCTGAGTTTAACTGCAgactgtcgccccctgctggccttTAAACAATGcatgttaataaatatttagaccTGAGGTTTGAAATACGCAGCAGGAACTTCATGGTGACAGAGACAGGTAAGCTTGGCTTCATCAACCTGTCTCGGTCACCATGGCAACTAATGTTGGAAGCAGGTTCAGACCTTCACCATCTGTAAAATGTTGCTGATATGATTCTGTCATGTAAGTTCTGTTGTGAAATAATGATTAAACCGCTGAACAGTTGAAGCTTTTTCCTGCTGTCTGCGACACCTGTTActcattttaaggttttattttccaaccACTGCTAGGTGTCACTGTTTTACCATCATTTTACCTGAGTTtgttcttcctcctgctgctctgtgcCATCAGGACCTCATCCATCCAGCTTCTAGAGGTCCTTTTATTAATTAGTTAACCACAATTAGCGGCATTTTATTCGAAAGCCATATATTTTGACAACATGAGCAacaattttaattcaaaacccattatttctgctaaatgattgaataaatagacatatgagctcaatAGTAAAGATATTTATCCATTATTCAGGTTCTTCAACTACTAGATTGGAGCAAAGTTCAGCTTCCCAGTGTTTCAGGAGCTCCGGATCATTTATagagcttctttagaaatgtctAGAAAGTCTGTGCTGCTACTACATGTTTAGCACTAAGATGCTTGAATAGCTTCGTTGATAGGCTAGCACCtcttagcacaacttgaacacaacaatagtcttttccagcgacccatcagattgtttttttgtagcaaaaatTAAGCCACAGTGGGCTAAGAGAAGCAGTTTTATCTTCCATTTCTGTTCATGGATGTCGCTTTCTGCGTCAGATTTACCGGCGGaccagtaaaacaaaaaatctgaggAATTGAGTTAAAAACATTAACGATTTAAAAtctatgcaattaattgataaaatataacatgttaATGGCTCAACCTTAATTTTTTCCTCTACTTTTAGTGGTTATTAAAACGTTCCTCTCATTTCAAATCATCTTTTACTattttcactctaaactctttaccTCTATGGCAGCAGTTCCTCtcactttctgattttttttcatactgtCATTGTTATTGCATCGCATGCATCATCTGTGTTAAAACACTCGTGTCGTATTTGTTGCTGGTATGAAGGTGTTTCTTGATCCACATGACCTAAATTATAAACCCTGCTTCTGGTTCCACTCATGACCTTCCTCCTGGGGCCAACAGGAAGTGCTGCCATGTTCTGATCAGCTGTGAGAGTAAGCCACACCTGTAACATGTTGTCTGTGACATGCTAACAGTGTCTGTGTTGCTTTTAACCTCATTAatttgcttcatgtttttctgatatGTTTCAGGTCTTCATAAAAGGGGCTGCATTATGTAAATGTGaccttttttgagctttacatgaTGTTATAATgctattccctcatcaaaaatatatctggagtgttgccttgattctttgaTGTATGTTtgataaatcatttaatctccatgacaaccattcagctgtgcaaaacgcctggctggacttagccccgccttcaaggctCATCTCCTCCTCAGGGCTGCAGTTTCCAAGAGCTTCCGTCTCACAGAGCAGCCTTCTCCTaatcagctcctccagactagccaggagcaattagcaaacacctggtagaaccGTGCATCTGCCGAGCTCCTTATAGGAGtcacttctcagagcaacgctggtaaaaacgttgttgaAGAGTTAACAGAaaagccatgttgtgatgagtTACAGAAAGAACAGgacttttttaaagagacagaggcccaattttaaggagttaaattacaaagccaaatttcttttaagacatacagtatttgatatatacaacatttttgacAATTGAATTTAATGGTTACTTGactgctgtaaaatggcacaaaatgcctgtaaaatacataatgctgcccctttaatgtccttttatgactttttaaatgttcttcctAACATGTTAACATCCTTCACCTCCTGCATGCTCAGACATGTGAGCATGCTACATGTTCATGCTATGATGTTTTGGTCATAATATTACTTCTTTTTAATGTTCaatcattttattctgttctaGCATGTATTacatgttagcatgttttcttaaCAGTAAAACATGCTAACATGTCTAACTGTTAGCATGTGACAGTAAAACATGCCAACATGTCTAACTGTTAGCATGTGACAGTAAAACATGCTGTGTCTTGTGTTGTTTCTCAAATGTTCATTACTAATTTATTGTTCATGCTATTAACATTTTCAGACCTTTTAAcaatctgtctgtttttctgacatgttttctttccGTGTTTCCTCTGAGCTGTTCATAACTGACCCCGTGTCGCTCTGTGTGTCTGCAGGCGCTCCAGTCTCTGCTGGCCGTCCTCAGGTTCAAACAGGGAGCAGACACCGCCATCTTCAACCAGGACTACGTTGATCCAGAGCTACAGGAGCCGGTGGAGGCTCCGCCCACATACTAGTAAAGCCCCGCCCACATCCTGATGTAGAGGCGGGGCTTACATTTTGGAGGGAATTAATGTGAAATTCAGGAAATGTAGTCCTGATGCGTTTAGGAACGAGACATAAACTGTTTAGTTTGACGATGTCACTCAGCTTGAAGGCGTGGCTTCTGTCTCCACAGCCAATCAAAACCCAGAACAGTTAAAGTTCTGGTCTTTAAGTTTGTTCTTATAAAAGTGTAAATCTGCAGGTATTTCACACCACATGTGGCCGTGTGAGATCAATAAACAATGGACATTATTGACCTCTTAGGTggaaaatgttagttttcttttagaaaattagggttttgttttgctttgaagaACCTTGAAAGAATaatgtgttgaaatgtttgGAGCATCTTCTTTGTATAACCGAATTGCTGTGAGGcacagcgcctcctgctggtcaGTGACTCCTTTGTATCTTATGGTGCTGtattctgttaaaataaactgCTGTTAAATTAtgaggtgtgtgtgttagtCTTACAAGAGCTCAGTGTGGGTCGGTACAATAAAGCAGATTTATTGTTTACTCATCGTTTCCCTGAACGTGCTGCGACCTGCAGGGTTAAGAGGAGGAATGCTGGATCTGCACCTATTTATGGACTTATTATTCTGTGACTCAGAGTCAGACTATAAATTGACCCAGTTAAAGCCTCCAGGCTACAAAACTGAGtaagattttataaaatactCTCATTGTACCGTATTTGAGTCATTGTGTGGACGTTTGGGGCAatacatacaaaacaaacataagaaaacAGAATACTATCAAATGTCATATTAGGAACATACAAAtccaatatttttgaaattcaaaattGTACGATTTAtattcaaaataagaaaacacaaacttccTCAATATACAAGAACAACCAAAAGGAGTTTTTGTAGATGAGTCTGTTGGTAGATTTATGGAATAGATTAAATGATGAGGACAAATATGAACCAGTTTAAAGAACTGTAACTTATATCCAATAACGAGCTTATTGGATATTATGTTGTATAGGATGGATGtctcaaataacaaaaatgctattattgattttaatatgtaaataattgtACGTACAATGATGAAAATGTAAGACGGAAGCATCATTTAATGTGGGAGGATTTTAACggttttatgtaaatgtgtatGAGAGAAGCAGGAAAtcaaattgtgtaaaattgCATGTCACTTGGAATGACATTTAgtcttataatttttttcagttttttctttttcttgcctgtttgaaataaataaagacatggGAATTAAAAGCAAACTTTAACCTGACTCGACTGCAGGAAGCAGCGTTGGGGTTCAGAGGTCGTGcatttctgaaactctgcattCGTGTTGAGTGAGGACCAGCACAAAGTTTCAATCAGTTACGCTGCGTTCACACAGAAGGCAAAAGCgacctaaattaattttttttttccacgtaTGTGACCTataattgacttttaaaaaaaaaagatctgtgcCACTTCGATGCAgggaaataaatcagaatttaacTCTTTACAAACCATCTGCAGTCTGAAGGATCATGCCATGTTTTATAGCCAGAGATAGTAAATCTGATAAATAACGACTCATAATTCTTATTTTAGCTCTGACAGAAGTTGCAGCCAATGCTCCACAAAAGGCCGTTGCTGTTAATGTCTTTTTCTAAGCTTCTTTTGTCGACTTCAATTGCTCAACAACTTTAACTTTGATTCGCAGATGGCAGCATGCGTTATTCCGTAAACACTGCGCTGCTGTGTCTGGGTCGCTTTGGGTATTTAGCACAAAAGTCTCATTCCAGTTGCATTTAATTAGTAGTTTGAACAAAAGAATTATCGGATTTCAGCAGAAAATCAGATCTGATATTAACGTAGCATTGGTGTTGATTAGAAGGAGAAGATGGTGGCCATTGAGGATTCTTTGTGGCAATGGCAGATTCAGCAACCATAGCTAAggtttattgtttaatttatcaTCTATATAAAGCAAGCTGAGGTTTCCATCAGGTTTGCACCTCATTGTGTTCTTCTTCCTGTTCCAAACCTTTAAATAAGAGCTAGCGGGTAGCAGAGGGAGCTACTGCAGGTCAGCAGCAGTTATGAACCCTCCATCTGAGTTCAGgttatttatttgacaaacaTACCTGCAGTAGGTGAGGACGTCTGTCAGCTGCATGATTCACCTGATCTCCTTGATGGGCTCTAGGCTGAACTTGATGACTCAGCAGGAAAGGTTTTCCTAAAAGCAGTAGGAATGTGAGTGAGTCGCTGGCGACGCAGACTGTTTACATTctggttgtttgttgttttactgatgaaaaaaagacagaagacaTTATTAGACACATGAAATGGggataacatttaattttcctgtaACTCATCGATTCaagatttgattttgattctAATTTCTCTTCATGTTCAGTTccggctttctcccattgaactGGATTGTCTCCAGTAGAATTTTTAACCTaaccaatcagcaaacagaaggaaaattTGTGTATGATGACgtttttctgcactttt
This genomic interval carries:
- the LOC102221049 gene encoding synaptogyrin-1-like isoform X2 produces the protein MDGFQAYGAGKAGGAFDPLTFIRQPQTVIRILCWLFSIVILGCVANEGYVNRPDEVEEYCIFNRNQNACNYAIAMGTLGFLCSAGFLALDVYFPQISGVKDRKKAVMLDIGVSAFWSLIWFVGFCFLANQWQFSNPEDNPLNEGADAARATIIFCFFSIFTWGGVTLMSLERLKRVSYEEEYNKLFTPPLS
- the LOC102221049 gene encoding synaptogyrin-1-like isoform X1; its protein translation is MDGFQAYGAGKAGGAFDPLTFIRQPQTVIRILCWLFSIVILGCVANEGYVNRPDEVEEYCIFNRNQNACNYAIAMGTLGFLCSAGFLALDVYFPQISGVKDRKKAVMLDIGVSAFWSLIWFVGFCFLANQWQFSNPEDNPLNEGADAARATIIFCFFSIFTWALQSLLAVLRFKQGADTAIFNQDYVDPELQEPVEAPPTY